The DNA window ACCGAAGAGGGGAAATGCTTAACAATGGTGAATCACGGGGCTAATAATGAAGAAGGAATGACTTCTATTCGTTTGTGGACGTGTAACGATTCGCTAGAACAACAATGGGTATTTAAGTAAGCCAACGTGAGTACGGCGAGTTTCTTTTAAAAAGACAACAACTTGTCTGAATCAGGATTCACAGGATTTTCAGGATTAGCAGGATTAAAAAGCGTGATTCACCTGACTTTTTGGTTTAAGGGTTTTAAATCCTGTTAATCCTGAAAATCCTGATTCAGACAATGTTTTAATCCTATCTGGTGAATCCAGATGAAAAACAAGAGAGTAATCTCTGCCAGTCCGTCAAACCTTTTCGCGTGTTCCGACAGACCTACTCGGTTTTAAAAACCTAGCAGGTCTCTGTTTTATAATCAATCTAACACCATCAATCCTCTTAATTGATTGGGGGTTAAAGCCCAACAGAGTTGTGCTTGTCCTGCTTCTACTTCACTGTCAAAGTTTAATAAACAAGCCCCCCCTTTTTTAAACGGCAACCAATCATTGACATGTCCTGTCAGTAACCATGTGGCTAGCTCGCATAAATCAGGCTCATGCCCTACTAATGCAATCGTGTGATTTGTATAAGCTTCTGTTTGTAAAGTATTTAGCACATCATGCATAGAGCGGTCAGGGGAGAGAGAGGGTAAACAATGGCGATGTGCTTCAGGGTAATATTCCGACAGAATATCTGCGGTTTGTACGGCACGCACAAGTGGACTGCTAAATATCTGTTGAATTGTCGGCAGTTGCGTTTTAATGCCAGCGGCATTTTTATGCATTTTATTGATGCCCTTTGGTGTCAGTGGGCGTAAATCGTCGCTTTTGCCTGTCATCGCAAACTCATCTCGTTCTTCTGCAATGGCATGACGGACAAGTAATACGTTCATGATTCAATCCTTTTAATACGCTTGTTGATACGGAAAATCATTCAGATATTTAGCAGTTACTGGCTATTTCTTCTGTTGTTTACGGGTGTCTAAGGCTTTTTCTAAGCATTCACAGACGGTTTTTAGCACTTCAATCCGCGCCCATTGTTTATCGTTTGCGGCAATTAATTTCCATGGTGCGTAATCGGTACTTGTGCGCGAAACCATGTCATTTACTGCCAGTGCGTATTTATCCCATTTTTCACGGTTACGCCAATCTTCGCTGGTGATTTTGTGCTGTTTGTAAGCAATCACTTCACGCTCTTCGAAACGACGGAGTTGTTCTTCTTTACTAATATGTAACCAGAATTTGATGACAACCCCACCGCCATAAACGCGGGATTCGTCAACGTTTTGTAAAAAGGATTCGACGAGTTGTTCTTCAAAACTGTTAATTTCTAGGTAAGCGCGTTTCCATTCATGTTCTTGTGCAAAGCCTTCTACTCGCTCGACAAGCACGCGCCCATACCATGAGCGGTCATAAAGGGTGAAGCGTCCTGCACGGGGCACATGTCGCCAGAATCGCCATAAGTAATGATGGGCGCGTTCTTCATCTGTGGGTGCAGCGGTGGAAATAACGCGATAGAGACGAGCATCTAAGGCTTGGGTTAATCGGCGAATCGCGCCCCCTTTACCTGCTGCGTCCCAGCCTTCAAAGACGATGACGGTGGAGAGTTTTTCATGATTGGCGAGCCAGCTTAAGCGGTGGAGTTTACCTTGATAATGGGATAGTTCTTCATTGTATTTTTTCCCGCTAATGCTTTGGTTTAAGTCAACACGGTCTAAGATGGTTAGTGGGGTGTTGAATTGAGCAACAAGGGTATTGCTGGGGGCAATTTGGTCGTCATCGATACGCAGTTGTTCAGCGGATTGTAGGGCGTTGAGGCTATCAGCTTGTTTGCTTTTTTCTTGATAGTTGATGAATTTTTGTAGGGTTTCGAGAATAGTACGTGCAACGGTGATATTGCGATAACGTTCGTCAGTTGCTTCTACTAATGTCCAAGGGGCAGCCCCTGAATCAGTGTGACGAATAGCACGTTCTGCCGCTCTTGCGAATGCGTCGTAATGTTCGGCAAGTTCCCAATCGCTGCTGGAGACACTGCGGATGCTGTTGGGGTCTTTTTCTAGTTTTTTTAACCGTTTGGCTTGAGATTTTTGGGATAAGTGTAACCAGAATTTAAAAATAATCGCCCCATCTTCAACCAGCATGTTTTCAAAACGGCGTATCGCAACCAAACTTTCGTCGAAAAAACTTAAGTCGACTTCGTTCATGGCATATTTGTCAATAATATCAGCGTACCAACCACCGAAAAAAACGCCAACTCGACCGCGTGCGGGTAAATTACGCCAGAATCGCCAGCCATAAGGGCGTTCGCGTTCTTCGTCGGTGAGCGTGTCTAGGGAAATGGTTTCAAGTCCGCGTGTGTCTAGCCATTCATTCAGTGCGTTGACTGTTTCGCCACGTCCTGCGGCATTAACGCCTGAAATAATGATAATCACAGGTGCGTTGGTTTTGCTCAGTGCAAATTGAGCTTGTAGCAAGCCTGCTCGTAATTCAGGTAAGAGTGCTTTGTATTCTTCTTTGTTTACTTTTCTTCCTAATTCAACAGCTTCAAACATATGCGCCCTCTATGATTCAGTCAATAATGTTATGTGTGTTGTTTATGGTGCGTTGTTTATTGGTTGTCAGGATTGGGCATTCATTCTGGGGGGGAAAGAACGCCTTGTCTTTGTCGCACCTTGTTATTTTACGGCGATACGGGTCTTATGCGTCATCGTGAGTATGATAATATGCTTTATTAATGTTAAATATTAGGGGTTATTTAGTTTTTTTATTGTTGCAGAGCGTCATTTGCACGTTTTGCTCAGAGAATTTCATGAATAGAAAACGCATCGTTATTATTGCTGGGACATTGTTTAGTCTGATATTGCTGGTTGTGGTGTTATGGCGATTGGATTGGCAGGCTTTTGTTAATGCGTTGACGCAATTGTCTTATGCACATGTTGTTGTTGCAATGTTGGGAATTTTGGGCGTTGTTGCATTACGTGCTTTACGTTGGTTATTGATTAATAACGTATCAATATCGCAATTCAAAGCCTTTTGGCAGGCGGCGGCAATTGGGTTTTTAGGAAATATGATTTATCCCTTGCGTGCGGGGGAAGTTTTGCGCGTTTTGGCATTGCATCATTTTTTAGGCATTCCCTTTGGTAAAGCGTTATCTAGTGCGGTGATTGACCGTATGTTAGATATGATGCTTGTTGGAATCTTTATGTTATTTGTGATTTGGTTACATGGTAGCCGTTTAGATGCAAGTATCGGCATTGGTGCGATTGGTATTTTTGTGCTCTGTATCCTTGTTTTATTAGGATTATTATTTTTAGCCGATAAATTGTTGCAGTCTGCAAAGCAATGGCATTTTCATCGTCATTGGCAAATCCGTTTACTGCATTTGTATTGTCATGGTTTACAAGGTGTTATAGATTTTCGTCAAGCACCTTATGCCTTAACAGTTGTTCCGCTGACCTTAATCGTATTTTTAGGGGATTATTACATTATGTGGCAGGTGATGGCGGCGTTTGGTTGGGAGTTGCCTTATAGTGCCGCGATTACTGTTGGGGTTTTTATTATGCTAGGGGCTTCTTTGCCTTCTGCACCCAGTTACATAGGTATTTATCAAGTAGCGGCGATTTTAGCCTTAAAGCTGTATGACGTTGGAACGAGTGAGGCTGTAGCCTATTCTTTAGTCTTGCAGTTAGTACAGTTTATTGTCTTAGGGATTCAAGGCGGTTTAGTGACTTTGTATTGTGGTTTTCATTTGTCGAGAAATCCGCAAGTTGAGGGGCAGTAATTTGATTCTATCGAGATTCTTGAAATAAAAAAGAACCTGTTAGGTTTTGAAAACTTAGCAGGTTTTTATTTTGTCTGAATCAGGATTAAGCGGATTAAAAACGTTAAACTGATTTTATCTTGAAAATCTTGTTAATCCTAATTCAAGTCGCTTATTGTTTCTTGCAGGGTTTCAAATGAAATTTTCCTTTGAAAATAAACAATAAACTGTTGTGCAATTTGTTGATGTTTAGAAGAAAGTTGCAGGATAATAGGTTGCAGATTATTAAAATCCCAATTTATTTTAACAGTGGGTGAAAGTTGTTGAATCGCTGTTAATAGTGGTTTTAAAGAGGATTCGGGATTTGCTATCCATTGAAGAAAAGGAATAATGGCAAACTCTTGTACCCGATTATTTAAGATAGGTAGCATAACGGCTAAACGTTGTTGCATTCGGTTTAAATCATTTTGAACAAGTGCTAATTCAATATCGTTGCCTAAAGCAAGCAAATGATTAGGTTGTATTGCTAATGCACGCGCAAAAACTTCAGCGATTTTTGTAGTTGGTAGCCCTGACAGCCTCCATAAACTTACCCCGTAATTACTCCATGCAAGCGCATCATTAGGCTT is part of the Beggiatoa alba B18LD genome and encodes:
- a CDS encoding lysylphosphatidylglycerol synthase transmembrane domain-containing protein — protein: MNRKRIVIIAGTLFSLILLVVVLWRLDWQAFVNALTQLSYAHVVVAMLGILGVVALRALRWLLINNVSISQFKAFWQAAAIGFLGNMIYPLRAGEVLRVLALHHFLGIPFGKALSSAVIDRMLDMMLVGIFMLFVIWLHGSRLDASIGIGAIGIFVLCILVLLGLLFLADKLLQSAKQWHFHRHWQIRLLHLYCHGLQGVIDFRQAPYALTVVPLTLIVFLGDYYIMWQVMAAFGWELPYSAAITVGVFIMLGASLPSAPSYIGIYQVAAILALKLYDVGTSEAVAYSLVLQLVQFIVLGIQGGLVTLYCGFHLSRNPQVEGQ
- the sixA gene encoding phosphohistidine phosphatase SixA, whose amino-acid sequence is MNVLLVRHAIAEERDEFAMTGKSDDLRPLTPKGINKMHKNAAGIKTQLPTIQQIFSSPLVRAVQTADILSEYYPEAHRHCLPSLSPDRSMHDVLNTLQTEAYTNHTIALVGHEPDLCELATWLLTGHVNDWLPFKKGGACLLNFDSEVEAGQAQLCWALTPNQLRGLMVLD
- the pap gene encoding polyphosphate:AMP phosphotransferase, with the translated sequence MFEAVELGRKVNKEEYKALLPELRAGLLQAQFALSKTNAPVIIIISGVNAAGRGETVNALNEWLDTRGLETISLDTLTDEERERPYGWRFWRNLPARGRVGVFFGGWYADIIDKYAMNEVDLSFFDESLVAIRRFENMLVEDGAIIFKFWLHLSQKSQAKRLKKLEKDPNSIRSVSSSDWELAEHYDAFARAAERAIRHTDSGAAPWTLVEATDERYRNITVARTILETLQKFINYQEKSKQADSLNALQSAEQLRIDDDQIAPSNTLVAQFNTPLTILDRVDLNQSISGKKYNEELSHYQGKLHRLSWLANHEKLSTVIVFEGWDAAGKGGAIRRLTQALDARLYRVISTAAPTDEERAHHYLWRFWRHVPRAGRFTLYDRSWYGRVLVERVEGFAQEHEWKRAYLEINSFEEQLVESFLQNVDESRVYGGGVVIKFWLHISKEEQLRRFEEREVIAYKQHKITSEDWRNREKWDKYALAVNDMVSRTSTDYAPWKLIAANDKQWARIEVLKTVCECLEKALDTRKQQKK